One Flavobacterium cerinum genomic window, TATTTTTTAGAGTCGTAATGGTGATCATCATAATTATTGGTGGTATCATCATCATCATCGGAAGAAAACCAATTCCGGAACCGATTTGTATCGTATGCGGTAGAAACCTGTTTACCTTTTTAGGAATCGCAGAAATAGTATTGGGAGCGATAGCCCTTAATCTTCACAACAAAATCATCAATCCTAAAATCAGTCAGGGACGTTAATCTGTTCTGAAAAGGAAACAATCAAAAAACGAACACAATCAAGCAATGGCGGGATCCGAAAAGCCCGGAACAGAGTAGGAAATTATCAATCAAAACAATCAAACACTATGGGAACATTCACACCTATGCCGGATGAAACCGAATTCATGAACGTTATCTTAGGAGACGTATTTCGAAAATTAACCAACGGAGGCGATCCGAAAATGCTGGGTCCTAATAATTTTGTAGCCTGGGAACCGGTTGCCTCTGTAATTGACAAAACTGCTTTTGAATATGCCCATAAAGGGTTTACCGGAGCTGCCCCGAAAATTGAGGGAATGACTGACGAAGAATATACCGATCTTCGAAACGAAAAAAAATATTCAGCCTATGCCCATGCTGAGGAGTTTGCCCGCTTAGTGGATCAGATTCCGAGCAATATTCCGGAAAAAGATAAAGACGGAAGCCGAAAATTCACCATTTTCAGCGCTGAAAACGACCATACCGTATCCAATGTATATAGTGATATTATGGAGTTTTGTGTAGTTAAAGATTCTAAAATCGATCCTAAAGTTGAGAAGAAACTGGAAAAGTTAAGAAATGAATTATTTACCATCAAAAAACTGAAAAATCCGGATTTCGATGACAGTGTGCCGGAACATGCGGATGATAATCCGAAGTATGTTTTCAACACTTTCCCTTCGCCTAAATATGTAAAATACCTGGAATATGAAGCGCTTTTTTATGATGCCGATGATCGCTTGGCGGAACTGAAAAGACGTGTTGATCTTCAGGATCCGGATGCAATGGCCGAAATGACGATTTCCGGGAAAAATTATATCAAAAAGCGTGATGATGCTTTAAAAAGATGGGAATCGCTGGGTTATAAAGGTGCCGTTGAAAAAATCATGAACTATATCGATGAGATTGAAAGCAGTAATTTTATCACCGTAAAAAAACGATACGAATCGGAATTACTGGCAGCTAAAAGAACCGGATTGGGCGGTATGAATACGTACTATTATTCTGCTCCGCTACCGGCTACTACTTTGGCCAATTCAACGCAATGGGTAGACTATAAATTTACCAAATCCAGCTACGATTCTTCGTATAAAAACACCAAACACAGTTGGTCGGCTGCGGCTTCCTATCTGGGTGTTTTTGGCGGAACCGCCAGCGGATCACATCAAAAAATCGATTCCAGCTATAATTTCAATGATTTTGAAATGAGCTTTAAACTCGGAAAATGTTTTATTTCCCGACCATGGCTGGGAACTACCTTTATCAAATCGCGTTTCTGGAAATATTCGAAAACCGGACAAGATGTGGTTAACAACCAAATGGTTAGTGACGGAAACGGTCGCGGTTTAATGCCGGCTGTAACTACTGAGTTATATTTTATAACCGACCTGAAAATCGGATTTAAAAAAGGAAGTGATTCCTATAAAAAAGTAGAAAATCACGTAGGTGCCGGTGCCGGTGTTCATTTCGGATTATTCTCTATCGGCGGAAAATACGGTTACGACGATACCCGTGTCAATTCATCCGGAGAACGATCAGAACAGGGAATGGCTTCAAAAGGAATCTTACTGATCGGAAGAAAATGTAACATCCTTGATCTGTCGCCAAATCCACTACCGTCTATCAAAGAAGACGAATGGGTAGAAGTTAATTAATCCTTTTTATTCCAATCAATTCCAAATACCGGTTCCCGGTATTTGGAATTCCTTACTTTAAGCTACTTTACTATGAAATATTATACTGCCTTATTCCAGAAAATTAAGGAATATTATAAAACACAAAGTTCCAATTCCTCCGAAATGGCTTTGATATGTCCTTCTTTAAGGGTATATGAAAACGATGAAATCAAATTATTATTACCGCAAATTCTGTTGGACGATCCGCTAAAAGGAGAAGGACTACTCAAAAAACAGGATCTTTCCTTTCAACTTAATTCTTTACCGACATCGGATACGTTTTGGGATGTGAATCCGGCCAATACATTATTTACAGTCTACGGAAACCTTATCAATTCCGAACAAGGTTTAAATCCGGACAGCATTGCCACGGTAAACGAAACGGCGCAACAGGTTTTATATGATGCCAAAGGAAAAGCAACCAAAGAGAAAAAGGCCTATGACAAATACCTGGGCTTATACGAAACATTGGTTCGGGAATGGGAACAACATGTCGCTGCGTATGACGACGCTGCCTCTGAAGATGAAAAGCATATCTGGTTGGAAAAACTAAACGTAATTCTGCTAAAAAAAGAAAAGCTGGCTGTCGATCATAAATTGTTGGGCTATAAAAAATTAATTGAAGAAGCCATTAAACAACTAAACAGCAAAGACGGACTTGAAATTTTTCTGGCCAATCTGACCAATTCCAGAAATACAATGGAACTGTCGAAAAAAACTGGAATTCAATCATTAGAGTCCTATCATGATATCAACTTTGTTCCGTACGATTTTATGTCGAATGACAGCGGATGGATCAAACTCTCGATCGGAAAACAGGAACTGGATCAATTATATGAAACCGCTAAAAATGAAAAAGATGCCTTTCCGGATGAAGTGATTTCGATTGATTATGACGAACGAAACATTATCGGGATCGAACTGGAATTTTCGATTGTAACGATGCTCCGCAACTGGTTTTCGTTGCCTACACTTACCTCCGAATATTTTAAATGGAACGGTACGCAACCCATATCCGACGGACAAAGTATCAGCAATAATTTCTTATTACCGGCTTTTCCTAAAAAACTTATCCTGATAAAAAATCTGAAAATCAATATTGATCCCAGTATTTCGGAAACAGTTGTAAATAATATTGATCAACTAATTCATTTTGGTCCGATCATTATGAAAAATCAATTGTTTACCAATGCCAATACCAATGTTCGCTTTATCAAAGCCATTAAAAACAAGGAAACGTTAGAGTCCAACAATGTTAAATACTACAGTACAAAAACGGAACAAAACGACTCCAATATGTTGGAACCGACACCCGTTACGACACCACCGATCAAACCGATCGCATCGGCTCCGATTTATAAGGCAATGGACAGTATTAAACAACCCTGGATCAAAACAACAATGGCACCTACAATCAAGATGATGCCGATTATTAATCCGACACCTACACCAACACCCGCTCCGCAGGTACCCAATGCAATTTTGGGAATCAAACGTTTCATCCGTACCAATCCGATTTTGTTTCCGCCGGTCATCACCACACCGACTCCGGTTAAAACACTAGCCACTGTCGTTTTAACTATTACGGATTCGGTTTCGAAACAAAATGTTTATAAATCGGAAATATCCGTTATCGGTACAAACAATACCATTTTTAAAGAGATTGAATCGGATAAAAACGGAGCCATCGAATTCCAGCTTCCGGTGGGCAACTACAAAGTCAAAGTTAAAAAAGACGGTTATAAAGTTTTTGAAAGCGAACTAAAAATTGAAAATCTGATTACCGTAACCCGGGAATATGCACTGGCTCCGGAATCGGTTACCTACGACAGTTTTTTCCTGATCGGTATGATCTGCGAAAAATTACCGCAAATTCCTAAAATAGTTTGATCATGAAAACAATACAACTCCATGTCAAAGCACCTGAAGTAATCACCTTAACCGAAATGCTCCTGAAAATGGGGTATTCGGTTACGGTTTCCAATGTGTTTACGACAGCAGTGGACGAAGCTGTAAAAAGCTTCCAAAGTCAGCATAATTTGGTTGTGGACGGGATCGTTGGTATTAAAACCTGGTCCCGTCTGTTTGAAAAAAACAGCCAGTTAATCCAGCATAACGATAAATTGCTATCCGAACAGGATCTGATTGATTTTGCAAACGAATTTCAACTCGAACTTGCCGCTATAAAAGCCGTAAATGAAGTGGAAAGCAGCGGAAAAGGGTTTCTGATCGACGGACGTCCCAAGATCTTATTTGAGGGGCATATTTTCTGGCAGGAACTGGAACGCCGGAACCTAGAACCGGAACAATATACAAATCCGGAAAATCAGGACATTCTGTATAAGAAATGGACGAAGAAATATTATCTGGGCGGACAAAAAGAATACGACCGGCTGCAAAGAGCAATCCGTCTGGTTCCAGGACTAAACCTGACGGATGCCGCCAATGCTGCTGCCTCATGGGGTGTATTTCAAATCATGGGCTTTAATGCCATTCCGATCGGATATGACAGTATTGACAGCTTTGTCGGAAAAATGTATCTCGACGAACGGGAACATCTTTTTGCTTTCGGTCGTTTCCTTAAAAAAAATAATCTGGTTGTTTTGTTACAAAATAATGATTGGGCCACTTTTGCCTATCGCTATAACGGCGAAGGTTATAAAGTCAACAAATATGACGAAAAGTTAGCCCGGGCTTATCAAAAATACTCCGCCTGATCTTACGAAAAGGCTTTAGCATCCTCTCTTCCCCGTATCGGAAAATAGTGTCCACTATACACAGACAATTTTATTTTTCATGGCGTATAACACCAGGCCGATACGGGTTTTTATTTCCAGTTTCTGAAACAGGTTTTCACGATAACCGTCCACCGTTTTCGGACTCAGACACATTTCATCGGCAATTTCGCGATAGGTCATTTCCGTACAGGCCAAACGGATAAATTCAAGTTCCCGTTCCTTTAAGCTGGTTTTATTTCCGGCTTCCAGTTTATTGATCAAAACACCGGAAACCATTTCCGTATAAAAATAACCGGTTTCATGTACTTTTAATAAAGCCTCCCGAAATACGTTCGGATGCGTATCTTTTAGCAGATAACCACTGGCTCCGCTACTGATCATTTTAATGATTGTATCTTCATCATCATTCACCGACAATGCCAATACGCGCAAGCCGGGGTAATTATCTTTAAGGCGTTTCATTGTTTCTACGCCATCCATAACCGGCATATTGACATCGAGTAATACCAAATCCGGTAGTTCGTCCATAGCGATTAATCCGGTGAGGAAATCTTTTCCGTTGTTGTAATTTCCGGAAACCATAAACTCTTTAAAGCTGTTAATCAGAAACGATAACGACTGGGAAAAGAGCAAATGATCATCAACAATTACAATTTTTATTTTATTCATAGTAGTAAGGGGAATTTTTTAGTCTTTGGGGATTTTTTGCAACGGATATACAATCCGGATCCGGGTTCCTTCATTTTGCCGGGACGAAACCGAAAAAGCGGCACCGATTAGTTTGGCCCGCGTATTCATATTTGCCAATCCGGAACCTTTGGTCACCGTAGCATTATTAAAACCGATACCGGAATCCGTTACTTCGATAATACAATCGGCTGTATTAAAATGGATATCGACATCAATCGTTTTACTATGCGAATATTTCAGGGCATTCGTAATCGCTTCCTGTAATATCCTATAAATGATCACTTCATGTTGCGGATCGATAAGTTGTTCCGTTCCGCTAACATTGAGATTACCGTTAATTATTTTAAGCTTTGTAATACGATTCAGATCTTCCTTAACCGCATCAATAAAACCCGATTGTAGTTCGACATCACCGTTGATCAGTTTTGCAACCATTCGGATTTCGTCGAGCGATTTACTAACGAGCTTACGTACCTCATCCATTTCATTTTTACTATCCGAATCCGTTTTGGCCACCATCAGATTTAACTGCATTACGGCTACTGATAAAATCTGTCCGATATTATCGTGTAATTCGCGACTTATGTTGGACAGTGTTTGTTCCTTAATTTCGATTCGGGATTTAGCCAACTCCGAATTAAAAAACAACTCTGCTTCCATTTTATCCATCAGGAACTTCGACTTTTTCTTCTGAAAATACAGGAAAAGGACCAGTAATGTGCCCAATAACGTAAAAAGCACAATACTAAATGAAATGATCAATAATGGTATCTCTTTTTGCTCCATATAAAACCAAAGATAAAACTGGTGTTCATTAATACGTTTAAAAAGAAAATGACCAAACTATAAGTCGTTTCATGGATTCCGGACAAAAACCACCGTAAAGAGAGCATAAAAGGTAAAAAAGGAACATAAAAAAGTAATATTCCCAATACAAACCAGAAAAAAATGGTGTCTTTTAAGGATAATATCAGAGTTGAATTAAACAATTCCATCAGGTAGAGACAACTTAGTATTAAGATCATGACTACACCTATGGCGAAATTGTTGAAGCAAACTTCTTCCACTACATCCTGGAAAAAAATCAGATTCAGAAATACTGACAGTACAAAGAGTGCAAAACATACATTGGCAATCTGCTTGTTTTTAGTCAGTTGAAAAATGGATTTTAAAAACAGTATATAATAGGGCAGGATAATAAACATATAGATATTGAAAACCATATAGTTAACCTGTCCGGTAATTTGCGTATAAAAAATTCCGATCAGCTCTGTTATTGCTGAAAGCCAAATGGATAGTACAAAAAATTTTGCCTTATTATTAGGAAGCTTGTACCAGTAGATAATGCCAAACATTCCGGATAATAAGGCTAGAAACACAGTATATAATCTTAGATCTGCCAACATTTTTTATCCACCGTAATTGAGTTTTGGAGGATTTCCCATTGATCCGAAATTTAAAGGTTCAATTTCGGTTAAATCCAATGAATTACCTTGTAAAATAACTCCGCGGTCTACCACTTCATTAATAGCGGTTCCGGTTGGTGATAAAAATACTGTCGTATAACCGGCGTTTTTTTCCGCTGTTTCCGGGTAAACCCCCAGATAAATACGGATTCCGTTTACTGAAAGTCCTTTTCCGGCAGCTGTATCTTTCACATAAGCGATATAACGTTCCAGCTCTTCTATAGAAAACCAAAAAGCATTAGCATCTTCCATTGCTGTTTTTTCGGCTAGAATAGCACCTCTTTTTTCATTGTAATTTTTGTTCAACTCTTTCCCTATTTCAAGAGAAATTAATTGAGTAGGTTTAACCATTGTGTTCATTTTTAGATGGATTATTGATTTAAGGACAAAATTATAGTGCAACTACAGCAGTTACAAGGGGAAAATTCCCCTTTTTAACTAACTATATTTCACTATATAGCTTCGAAAACGCTTCTATTTCAAAGAAAATACAAAATTAATCATAAAATAACGATTCGCTCTATTTATATTTTCCTATTTTTTTAACGAAACTATTATTTTATCAATATTGATCCACAATGGTTCTGAAAGTAAGGTTTACCCGTGGTCGTAGTACTTTGGTTGTGGGCGGTAACCGGTGTAACCAATGGGTTTGCGTAGTGCCTTGCATAACCAGTAAACTACCGGCCTCCAACTGTAAAGCAATCATCGCTTTGGTGTTTTTATGCTTAAAGGCAAACTTCCGTTCGGCTCCGAAACTCAATGAAGCAATCACAGTATTAACGCCAAGTGATTTTTCATTATCGCTATGCCAGGCCATACCTTCCTGTCCGTCATGATAAAGATTTAGTAGACAAGAATTAAAAACGGTTCCGGTCAGCTCTTCTGCTTTTTGTTTCAGAGCCAATAATTCCGGAGTCCAGGGTAAAGCTTTTTTAGTCGTATTCGAATACGTATATAAATAAGGATGATCACCATACCAGGCGACTTTTCTTTTGGTTTGGATCAGTTTCCCGAAAACGATCGCTTCGTCATTACGCCATTCAATCGTTTCCATTAACCGGTCATAATAATATTGTGCTTCCCGACTGTTAACTATCCGGCCATGATAATACACCTCTCCATCATAAGGTAATCTGTTTTCGATTTCTCCGGTACTGAATAAGTCCATTATAACTGTTGTTTTGATTTCCAATCCTGATATTCGTTTCGCATACAATGTCCGCAAGGTCTGTACCCCATTACTTCCGCTTCTTGTCGCGATGTAAAAAATACCCGGTTTACTTTTTTCATTCGTTTACCGGATGTACAATGTAGCAATCCGAATATTTTCAGCTTTTTATTCCCTCCAAATGTAATACTTTGCTTTCTGATATGCTGATGTAATTCCGAATCGGAAAGCTGATTATGTAGCCACATCCTCTTTAACTGATTGCATCGTGAAAAATAATTCCCATCGTATAACGATTACCACTCCGTACTTCACTTACACCGTGCTTCATTCCTACGCGGTAATATCCTTTTGTACCTCGTACCGGTCGGAAGTTGGTTGTAAAAATCAGAATATCACCTCGCTTCGGTTGTAATACGATTGCTTTAGACTGTGCCCGCGGGACTTGTTCGGTCAGTACAAATTCACCGCCGGTATAGGCTTCTCCGGTTTCATTCAGAAACAACACCATTTGGATCGGGAAATACACCTCTCCATATAAATCCTGATGTAAAGTATTAAAACCGCCTTTCGTATAATTCAGAATCAGTGCAGTGGGTTTCAGCTGATTGTTGTCTTTGCAAAGCTCCAGTAATTCCTGATGTTTTTCCGGATATCGGGTATCGATATGCAAAGCTTTCATCCATAAATTAGCGATCGGCACCAATTTTTCATACACTTCAGATCGCAGCTGCTGAATAAGATCCGGCAGCGGATAATCAAAGTATTTATATTCTCCTTTTCCAAAGCGATACCGTTCCATTACTACGGTTTTACGATATAAACCGGACTCATTATATTGATCAATCAAAGTATTGCAAATGGTTTCCGGTACTATATCCGATAATACAACATATCCTTTTTCATGCATTGTTCCGGCCACCTGATCCCAATCGATAGTCTTCAAACGTTCTGATACAGTCTCCATTATTGATTCAATAAAATTTCAGACTGACAAGCTTCCCAACCGATAATTGCTTTTTTTCGCGCACTTCCCCAGTGGTATTCCCCGATCATTCCCGTAGCTTGTATTACTCTATGGCAAGGAATCAGAAAAGCGACCGGATTATTCCCGATAGCGGTTCCTACGGCGCGCGATGCTTTTGGTTTTGCAATACTTTTGGCAATATCACCATATGTTGCAAGTTGTCCCATCGGAATTTTCAACAAGGTCTCCCATACTTTTAACTGAAAATCCGTTCCGCGTAAGTGCAATTTAATGTGTCGCGGTTGACTCCAATCGTTTTCAAAAAAAGACAATACTTCCTGCTGATACATGTCGCTCGCCGATTGAATTGCTGCATTCGGAAATTCTTTTTCCAGTTCTTGCAGAGCTATTTCCTGATCATCAGCAAAAACAAGTCGGCATATCCCTTTTTTTGTTGAAGCCAGTAATAATTTTCCGAACGGGCTTTCAGCAAAACTATAATTGATTTCCAATTGTTCGCCACCGTTTTTATAATCACCCGGTGTCATTCCTTCAATATTTACAAACAGATCATGTAATCGTCCGGTTCCGGATAATCCGGTTTCAAATGCAGCCTCAGAAAGGGTTAACTGATTTGATTTCAGCATTTTTTTAGCGTGTTCTACCGTCAGATACTGTAAAAATTTCTTCGGACTCACTCCGGCCCACTCCGTAAATATTTTTTGAAAATGAAACGGGCTTACGTGAACGAAAGCGGCTACGTCTTCCAACGACGGCTGTGTTTTAAAATTAGCGTACAGAAAATCGATCGCCTTAGCGATGCGATCAAACTGAAATTGTTCCTGTGTTTTCATTTTGTGATTCATAAAATTAACACAACAAAGTTAGCTTCAACGAAAATGGTTTCCGACCCGAAACTTGCTGATTTAGCCACATCAGATAGTGATTAAAATTACAAAATAATATACTTTCCCGACGATAAAAACAGCATTTTGAATTATCTTTGTGTGCTTAAACGACAAACTTCACAACTGATATGAAATTAGTTTTTGCATCCAACAACCGCAACAAAATTAAAGAAATCCAACAACTACTACCCGAGTCCATTCAGATTCTAAGTCTAAGTGATATCAATTGTGATGTCGATATTCCGGAAACCGCCGATACTATTGAAGGCAATGCCATTCTAAAAGCCAATTATGTAACGGAACATTATGGTTATAACTGTTTTGCCGACGACAGCGGATTGGAAGTTGACGCTTTAAACGGTGCTCCGGGAGTGATTTCGGCTCGTTATGCCGGCGATCATAAAAACGACAATGACAATATCGATAAGTTGCTTTCTGAAATGTCTGATCAGGACAATAGAAATGCTAATTTCAAAACGGTCATTGCCTTAAATCTGGACGGAACCCAACATCTGTTTACCGGAATTATAAACGGTACGATTATTCAGGAAAGAAGAGGTGAAAATGGTTTTGGTTATGATCCTGTATTTATTGCCGAACAAGATACCCGTACTTTTGCCGAACTGGAAATGGAAGAAAAATCCAGCATCAGTCACCGCGGAAAAGCCGTTAAACAATTGGTTGATTTTTTAAATCGTTAAAGACATAAAAGTGTGTTTTACAGAAACGTCATGGCAATATTATTCTGAAAATTCCTCCTAAAGTTTTCACAATTCTGAATTAAGTTTTTATATATCTGACGTTTAATTTTCGCTTTAAAGCCGCCAACAAGCACACTTAAACAATAAACACCTGAAAATCAATTACAAACAAAAACACAAATATCAAAAACATATTAGCATATCTCGTTAATTTACAGTAACTTTGCCCCCAATTTAAAAATAACGAATGAATAAATTTGAACAATTAGGATTGAATGAATCGCTACTGCTGGCGATTAAAGATCTAGGATTTGAAAATCCGTCGGAGGTACAGGAAAAGGCGATTCCCCTATTATTGGAAAAAGACACAGACATTGTTGCGTTGGCACAGACCGGGACAGGTAAGACAGCTGCGTTTGGTTTCCCGCTGATTCAAAAAATTGATGCTGAGAACAGAAATACTCAGGCTTTAATTTTATCGCCAACACGCGAACTTTGTTTACAGATCACCAATGAGATTAAACAATATTCAAAATACGTTAAAGGAATTCACACTGTAGCGGTTTATGGTGGTGCCAGCATTACCGAACAAGCTAAAGATGTAAAAAGAGGTGCTCAGATTATTGTAGCTACTCCAGGAAGAATGCAAGACATGATTAACAGAGGTATGGTTAACATTAAGAACATTAATTTCTGTGTTCTTGATGAGGCTGACGAGATGTTAAACATGGGATTTTATGATGATATCACTGCTATTTTATCCGATACCCCGGAAGATAAAAGTACCTGGTTGTTTTCTGCAACCATGCCACAGGAAGTAGCGCGAATTGCCCGTGAATTTATGAGAAAGCCACTTGAAATTACAGTGGGTCATAAAAATTCCGGTTCGCAAAACGTTTCTCACGAGTTTTATCTTGTTAATGCCCGTGACCGTTATGCTGCTTTAAAACGTTTAGCCGATGCAAATCCGGATATTTTCTCTGTGATTTTTTGCCGAACAAAACGCGATACTCAGGCTGTAGCTGAAAAATTAATTGAAGACGGATACAATGCTGCTGCTTTACACGGTGATTTGTCTCAGGCACAACGTGACAGCGTAATGAAATCATTCCGTGGTCGCCAGATTCAAATGCTTGTTGCAACTGACGTAGCTGCACGTGGTATTGACGTTGATGATATTACACACGTAATCAACTATCAGTTACCGGACGAAATCGAAACGTATACACACCGTTCAGGAAGAACCGGTCGTGCCGGAAAATCAGGAACTTCACTTGTAATTATTACTAAAAGTGAATTGCGTAAAATTTCACAGATCGAGCGTATCATCAAAACTAAATTTGAAGAGAAACCGATTCCTTCCGGAATTGAAATCTGCGAAATCCAGTTATTCCACTTAGCTAACAAAATCAAAGACGTTGAAGTAGATCACGAAATCGATTCTTACCTTCCGGCTATTTATGAGGTAATGAAAGACCTTACAAAAGAAGAGGTAATTAAGAAAATGGTTTCCGTTGAATTCAACCGTTTCATCAACTACTATAAAAAATCACGCGATTTATCAGCTCAAAATGCAGGAGAACGTCGCGAAGATGCCGGAAGTATCCCAACTGACGGAGCTGTTCGTTTCTTTATCAACATCGGGTCACGCGATAATTTTGACTGGATGACGTTAAAAGATTTCTTACGCGACACATTGGAACTAGGCCGTGATGATTTGTTTAAAGTAGATGTAAAAGAAGGTTTCTCCTTTTTCAATACGGATGCAGAACATGCTGACAAGGTAATGGACGTATTAAACAATATCCATTTAGAAGGTAGAAAAATCAACGTAGAAATTTCTAAAAACGACGGTGGTTCTAATAGCAGACGACGTGATCACAACGGACGTAGTGGTGGTGGCGACAGAGGCCGCTCTTCTTCTTTCCGAGGTGGTGACCGCGATCGCGACAGAGGTCCGAGAAAAGAACGTAGTTTTGGTGGCGGACGTTCCGAAAGAAAAGATGATTTCGGCGACAGACCGGCACGAAACGAAAGAAGATCAGACCGTTCTCCGCGTCGTTCAGAAGGTTCTTCGAACAACACTAGCGGAAGACGCCCGAGAAGAAGCTAATTCTTTTGTTAATTTTCTTCTAATATAAATTAAAAACTGCAAAATATCCCTTACTTTTAGACCAATCTAATAACCCGTATGAGATTTTTTGCAGTTTTTTTATTGACCTTACTTACATTAACCGGCTACGCTCAGGAAACCGAAACATCCACTACTGTTTCCGGAATTGTAGTAAATGCCACGACTTTACTTCCCAAAAGTAATGTCAACGTTGTTAACATCAATACCGTAAAAGGAACTACTTCCGGCGGTCACGGTGAATTCACTATTGAAGCCAAAGTAAACGACACCCTTCACTTTTCTTTTATCGGTTTCGAATCGATTAAGATTCGGGTCACAAATGACTGGATCAAAAATAAAAACACTAAAATCCGACTAACTGAAAAGGCATATGCACTGGAAGAAGTTGTGATTAACAAATATCAATTGACCGGTTACCTTGAAGTGGATACCAAGATTTTACCGTTAAATGAAAATTTCCGCTATCCTATCACCGGATTACCATACGGATATGAAGCCGGCGATCATTCACCAAACAAAATTAACCGCGTTTTAGGTTCACTCTTTAACCCTGCTGATTTACTGTATAATTTCTTCGGAAAAAAACCGAAAGAAATGAACAAGCTTAAGGAAATCAAAAAAGATGATGTAGTCAAAAACCTATTGGCTTCCAAATTCGACAAAGAGACACTCGCTTCTTTACTAGGTATTGATCCGAAAGAAATCAATGAAATTTTACAGCGTTGTAATTATTCCGAAACCTTTATCAAGACAGCAAATGACCTTCAAATCATGGAAGCAATCAGTAGCTGTTATGAAGATTATAAAATCTTAAAACGGAAGAAATAACCTCATTTATGAAAGAAACTTTAGCTAAAGCAAAACATTATTCAAAATGGCTTTGGCTGCTACTTTTTTCGTATTT contains:
- a CDS encoding bifunctional helix-turn-helix domain-containing protein/methylated-DNA--[protein]-cysteine S-methyltransferase, whose protein sequence is MKTQEQFQFDRIAKAIDFLYANFKTQPSLEDVAAFVHVSPFHFQKIFTEWAGVSPKKFLQYLTVEHAKKMLKSNQLTLSEAAFETGLSGTGRLHDLFVNIEGMTPGDYKNGGEQLEINYSFAESPFGKLLLASTKKGICRLVFADDQEIALQELEKEFPNAAIQSASDMYQQEVLSFFENDWSQPRHIKLHLRGTDFQLKVWETLLKIPMGQLATYGDIAKSIAKPKASRAVGTAIGNNPVAFLIPCHRVIQATGMIGEYHWGSARKKAIIGWEACQSEILLNQ
- a CDS encoding non-canonical purine NTP diphosphatase, encoding MKLVFASNNRNKIKEIQQLLPESIQILSLSDINCDVDIPETADTIEGNAILKANYVTEHYGYNCFADDSGLEVDALNGAPGVISARYAGDHKNDNDNIDKLLSEMSDQDNRNANFKTVIALNLDGTQHLFTGIINGTIIQERRGENGFGYDPVFIAEQDTRTFAELEMEEKSSISHRGKAVKQLVDFLNR
- a CDS encoding DEAD/DEAH box helicase, which gives rise to MNKFEQLGLNESLLLAIKDLGFENPSEVQEKAIPLLLEKDTDIVALAQTGTGKTAAFGFPLIQKIDAENRNTQALILSPTRELCLQITNEIKQYSKYVKGIHTVAVYGGASITEQAKDVKRGAQIIVATPGRMQDMINRGMVNIKNINFCVLDEADEMLNMGFYDDITAILSDTPEDKSTWLFSATMPQEVARIAREFMRKPLEITVGHKNSGSQNVSHEFYLVNARDRYAALKRLADANPDIFSVIFCRTKRDTQAVAEKLIEDGYNAAALHGDLSQAQRDSVMKSFRGRQIQMLVATDVAARGIDVDDITHVINYQLPDEIETYTHRSGRTGRAGKSGTSLVIITKSELRKISQIERIIKTKFEEKPIPSGIEICEIQLFHLANKIKDVEVDHEIDSYLPAIYEVMKDLTKEEVIKKMVSVEFNRFINYYKKSRDLSAQNAGERREDAGSIPTDGAVRFFINIGSRDNFDWMTLKDFLRDTLELGRDDLFKVDVKEGFSFFNTDAEHADKVMDVLNNIHLEGRKINVEISKNDGGSNSRRRDHNGRSGGGDRGRSSSFRGGDRDRDRGPRKERSFGGGRSERKDDFGDRPARNERRSDRSPRRSEGSSNNTSGRRPRRS
- a CDS encoding carboxypeptidase-like regulatory domain-containing protein gives rise to the protein MRFFAVFLLTLLTLTGYAQETETSTTVSGIVVNATTLLPKSNVNVVNINTVKGTTSGGHGEFTIEAKVNDTLHFSFIGFESIKIRVTNDWIKNKNTKIRLTEKAYALEEVVINKYQLTGYLEVDTKILPLNENFRYPITGLPYGYEAGDHSPNKINRVLGSLFNPADLLYNFFGKKPKEMNKLKEIKKDDVVKNLLASKFDKETLASLLGIDPKEINEILQRCNYSETFIKTANDLQIMEAISSCYEDYKILKRKK